The Branchiostoma lanceolatum isolate klBraLanc5 chromosome 17, klBraLanc5.hap2, whole genome shotgun sequence genome contains the following window.
CTGCAAGCGGTACCTTTCCACTCACTACCCTGTTTAAAGAGCCTCAACATAAGTCACAACAGCATACAAGTTCTTGCAAACGTAACGACACTCGCGTCTGTTAAAAACTTCGACGTGTCTTACAACAATATTGAAGAGATTCCATACGAAATACTTGAAATGGAAAACTTAGAGGTTTTTTCATGCAATCACAACAAGATAGTCAGGTGGCTTCAGCCATCTACTGGACCAAAGAGGGAAACTGAATCCTCTTTAGTATTTCTAAACCTATCTAACAACTTGCTTCATGAATTACCTTGGTGTGTAAAAGAGCTCCGCAACATATCGGAACTCAACCTCTCCCATAACAAAATAGGAGAAAATGTGAGCGAAACGATGGAAACAGTGCAGCTTGCTGAGCTCTTCTACTTACCCCTGGTCTCATCTTTGATGCTtggaaacaacaatatcaaatcGTTGCCCTCGCTAGATATGTCGAGGGTTTCGCCAAACATGGAGTATATTGATCTCAGTAACAATGCGATTAGTGTTGTGCCTGCAGCTCTGCTGCTATTGACAAGATTAAAAGTATTGTTATTGAGCAGTAACGAGATCGAAAAGCTTCCTGCGGATTTGGATCTAAATGATCTCTCTCCAACTTTATGCGTTATCGATCTCAGTGACAATAAGTTAGATGATCTGCCCCTAGCTCTTTGCTTTCTTCGTTCGTTGAAGAAGTTGGacctaaaacaaaacaaaatcagtgTAATTAGTGAAAACGTCAAAAGTTGTAAGAGCCTAGCTTTTCTTGACGTGTCCCACAACAAGCTAAAGGAGATACCGTCTCATGTAATAGGACTTCCAAAGCTTGTAGAGATTCGTGCCTCAAACAACCAGATCAACTCGGTCAGCTCTTTGCAAAGAGATGAGTTGTCTATGATGGAAGTAGTCGCCTTAGCAGAGAATGGTCTTTCACATTTCCCAGTAGCTCTCATACAAATGGAAAAACTAAAAAAGGTCGACTTGAGAAGCAATGAAATAAAAGTCATTCCACAGTCTGTAATGGGCATGTCGAAAGATGTAAAGCTGAATGTACAAGACAACCCCCTCGTTGATCCCCCCTTACAGGTCTGTCAGGCAGGCCTTCCGGCCATAAAAGCTTTTTATGAAGACTTAACGACAGCCAGCAGTATCACACAGTGTCTCAAAACGCTGTTCTTGGGGACCTATGAGGCAGGGAAGACCAGTCTTGTCAGAGTGTTTCAAATGAACCGTTCTAGTCTGACTAAACCTGAGGAAAGAACACATGGCATAGAAATAGCTGAATTACATCTTTCAGCTCCTAATACCCCAGATATCACATTATCTGTGTGGGACTTTGCAGGACAAGAAACATACTACATTACACATCAATTTTTCTTGAGCGCGAAGGCCCTCATGCTTTTGATTGTGAACCTGGAGACATATAAGTATGACTCAGACAGCTTTGAGTTAGCATGTGGCAAATGGTTGGAAAATATGATAGCTAGGGTGGGTAATCCAGTCGTTATCCCTGTAGCCACTCATATTGACAAACTCTCGCCAGCAGACGTACAACAAAGGTGTGAGGATTTGGCCAAGAAACTTGAGGATCAGGAAAGGACGCGTATCACTGATTTACAGAGACAGCTGAAACGTATCAATGACTCATTGATTCACGTCGAATCAATGAAATCAAAGAAAGCCGTCAGTGACAGAAAGAAACAAATTGAGACCCTTCTTTCAAAAAGGCCATCGATACATTCTAAACCTGTGCCTGTCAGCTCAGCTGCAGATCTTGAGGGCATCCAGTATCTAAAGCAAGTGATCCTCAACTATGCTGTAAATAAAGAGTTATTTCCTGAAGTCGGTCGCTCCATTCCAAAGGCGTGGGCGGACACTGAAGCTTGTGTCGAGAGAAAGGCTGAAGAGCTAAGCTTCCCCTACATGACCTGGGACGCGTTTACAGCCTTAATGAAACAATCTGTTCCAAATTTGAGGCCTGAATCTCGCATCAAAACTGTTGCGCAGTATCTCCACGATACCGGCAAGATCCTGTGGTATTCAGAAATAGACTCCTtaaataaacatgtatttctCAAGCCAGCTTCGCTTGTGGATATCTTCAGAAAGGTCTTCCGGCATGACCTTGAGACATTCCTTGATTACGAGTCTGATCCTCGGTACAGAGCAGCCGAGATCACTCCGGCTGAATTTCAGAAAATGAAAAACGACTTGGTCAATAGGGGAGTGCTACATACCAAACTGCTCAGGTGCCTGTGGTCAGATGTTGAAAAGAAATGTCGGTCAGGAACATTTGAACACATTTCAGATGTGTTGATTAAACTGATGCAACAGTTTGATCTTTGTTATGACCTTTGCGTGCGTCATGATGATAGTGACAAAAAGCAGCAGGCCTTTGATGGGCCATTGTCGAAGAGAAGGCGTCTTATGCGACGGCTTGAAAAAGACGACCTAGAAGACAAACAAGAGTGCAACATTCCACGTGCACTTCTATCACCATGGCACATAAAAGAAGACAAGGAAGACAAGATTGAGTGCCAGTGGAAATCTGGGGGGACTCCTATAGTTTCAATTCAGTATCAGTCTCCTTCT
Protein-coding sequences here:
- the LOC136423457 gene encoding malignant fibrous histiocytoma-amplified sequence 1 homolog; the protein is MEFFNLLENTLVVIELYGVNVGWALMTCLLATVVSIFLYCLVNRFQTRQREEEDSLPQPAGQVDEARVEDRSLVEDVSSQQDGHDSLIRPFCKEENCVDDHESTFLFDQEKHVDVEHITLTQRHGNEDQCLTIFEEINQFTRLKTVTIIGYKLDDSSFINLFRCVTIRSLKLSYCQLASIPQSLVNLKDLAVLDLSHNNLTTLQAVPFHSLPCLKSLNISHNSIQVLANVTTLASVKNFDVSYNNIEEIPYEILEMENLEVFSCNHNKIVRWLQPSTGPKRETESSLVFLNLSNNLLHELPWCVKELRNISELNLSHNKIGENVSETMETVQLAELFYLPLVSSLMLGNNNIKSLPSLDMSRVSPNMEYIDLSNNAISVVPAALLLLTRLKVLLLSSNEIEKLPADLDLNDLSPTLCVIDLSDNKLDDLPLALCFLRSLKKLDLKQNKISVISENVKSCKSLAFLDVSHNKLKEIPSHVIGLPKLVEIRASNNQINSVSSLQRDELSMMEVVALAENGLSHFPVALIQMEKLKKVDLRSNEIKVIPQSVMGMSKDVKLNVQDNPLVDPPLQVCQAGLPAIKAFYEDLTTASSITQCLKTLFLGTYEAGKTSLVRVFQMNRSSLTKPEERTHGIEIAELHLSAPNTPDITLSVWDFAGQETYYITHQFFLSAKALMLLIVNLETYKYDSDSFELACGKWLENMIARVGNPVVIPVATHIDKLSPADVQQRCEDLAKKLEDQERTRITDLQRQLKRINDSLIHVESMKSKKAVSDRKKQIETLLSKRPSIHSKPVPVSSAADLEGIQYLKQVILNYAVNKELFPEVGRSIPKAWADTEACVERKAEELSFPYMTWDAFTALMKQSVPNLRPESRIKTVAQYLHDTGKILWYSEIDSLNKHVFLKPASLVDIFRKVFRHDLETFLDYESDPRYRAAEITPAEFQKMKNDLVNRGVLHTKLLRCLWSDVEKKCRSGTFEHISDVLIKLMQQFDLCYDLCVRHDDSDKKQQAFDGPLSKRRRLMRRLEKDDLEDKQECNIPRALLSPWHIKEDKEDKIECQWKSGGTPIVSIQYQSPSFIPPGLFARFTVRAHRPEHNLHFVSHWNTGALCKHKRNRVLVLLKNEGTKGIVVSLSARPESGGVHGDTFENLWDILTELSSEVEDLLKQWPGVLFDRLAVCPECHRPSFPGNWLPSSSRRPDEEEICSLCNKRVSVKYLIPRQRTMAYLAVGGGLGAIAAFAAAARAAWDVAPPSHYGYPHYAPEQHSADRYVSKSLSDRQLLRVAKKLGVEWESLAVHMGFTKADMYKFKSDHPHNTEQQIFMMLTAWRDRLGSSATREELQRVLEEAEVDDDATLCLY